A genomic segment from Pediococcus acidilactici encodes:
- a CDS encoding Crp/Fnr family transcriptional regulator produces MISPTIQTEIKEFYLAQPDFGNLPMQEIERLSEATRLKRVHRGQWLFDQGEEFSRGYFLKNGHVKVTAVNAEGDLTYLSFLTPQAFFPLRGILNGEEYCYNSIAITDLEVYIVPIAEIRRVIIHNYACLVSFTQRMEQLVERTTSLIEQTTSSNATQRVCQVLSGLKKEYGQRRGTVQQIPFQILLKDLAVLSGTTTETVTAVVKQLQQQNRLRYNRKIISFI; encoded by the coding sequence ATGATTTCGCCAACTATTCAAACGGAAATTAAAGAATTTTATTTGGCACAACCAGACTTTGGAAATTTACCCATGCAGGAAATAGAACGACTAAGTGAAGCTACACGACTTAAACGGGTGCACCGGGGACAGTGGCTTTTTGACCAAGGTGAGGAGTTTAGCCGGGGATATTTTTTGAAAAACGGACACGTGAAGGTCACGGCGGTAAATGCGGAAGGTGACCTTACTTATCTATCATTTTTAACTCCCCAGGCATTTTTTCCGCTAAGGGGCATTCTTAATGGTGAAGAATACTGTTATAATTCAATTGCGATCACTGATTTAGAAGTATACATAGTTCCGATAGCAGAAATTCGACGGGTAATTATTCATAACTATGCTTGTTTAGTTTCCTTTACCCAGCGAATGGAGCAACTGGTGGAGCGAACAACTAGTTTAATTGAACAAACAACCAGTTCAAACGCTACTCAACGAGTTTGCCAAGTACTAAGTGGCTTAAAAAAAGAATATGGACAAAGACGGGGAACGGTACAACAAATTCCGTTTCAAATTTTGTTAAAGGATTTAGCGGTGTTGAGTGGGACCACGACAGAAACGGTGACGGCAGTTGTTAAACAGCTTCAACAACAAAACAGGTTAAGGTATAATCGAAAGATAATTTCGTTTATTTGA
- a CDS encoding PBP1A family penicillin-binding protein, whose amino-acid sequence MENFWNAIKVFLQKIGGFFSWIWQKIHPFLHKYWHRYQLTRWIIVVVLAVIFLASAVLTYQAKTANVKNLKAALSQPTLVYDKHNTKAGSLYSQKGTWVDLDKISPNVQNAVIATEDRNFYKEYGFSVKGIARAFVMYGVNKVLGRNYISGGGSTLTQQLVKNAFLSQQQTFTRKAKELFLSIEVENVYTKKDILAMYLNNAYFGNGVWGVQDASERYFGESASELTVPQAAVLAGMLTNPSAYNPDDHPKNALSRRNVVLNLMAETGKISDAQAKSYAQTPIVTSNNYSNEDGYKYPYYFDAVIDEAINRYGLTESDIMNRGYKIYTYLDQGSQEGMQDTFDNASNFPSNATDGTKVQAASVAVNADDGGVEAIVGGRGEHVFRGYNRATQIKRQPGSTLKPIAVYAPALASGYKYSSILEDKLQSYGTNHYKPENYNNQYSGKIPMYQALEQSKNAPAVWLLNKIGVDKGYDYVKKFGLNPSEDDKNLAMALGGLTKGVSPIQLASAYTAFANDGNMSKPRFIRKIVDASGKTIVNNTPEKKRVVSKKVANEMTSMMIGVYGDSSGTGYGAEPSGYKIAGKTGSTEADTSGNSEATRDKWMVGYTKDVVVATWEGFDDTNKDHHLENITGVGMNSMFKAEMSEILPNTKGTTFQVKSASSLANNNGNSNANNLWDNIEDGTSSIKDSISKGANGVKEKAGELFEDAKKFIMGQ is encoded by the coding sequence ATGGAAAATTTTTGGAATGCGATTAAAGTATTTCTGCAAAAAATAGGGGGCTTTTTTAGCTGGATTTGGCAAAAAATCCACCCATTTTTACACAAGTACTGGCATCGTTATCAACTAACCCGCTGGATTATCGTTGTCGTTTTAGCGGTTATTTTTTTAGCTAGCGCAGTTTTAACGTATCAGGCTAAGACCGCAAACGTTAAAAATTTAAAGGCGGCTTTATCGCAGCCAACGTTAGTTTACGATAAACATAATACGAAAGCGGGCAGCTTATATTCGCAAAAGGGAACGTGGGTAGACTTAGATAAAATTTCGCCCAACGTGCAAAATGCGGTGATTGCTACCGAAGACCGTAATTTTTATAAAGAATATGGTTTTTCGGTGAAGGGGATCGCGCGCGCCTTCGTTATGTATGGTGTAAATAAGGTACTTGGGAGGAACTACATTTCTGGGGGTGGAAGTACGCTAACCCAACAACTGGTGAAAAATGCCTTCCTCTCCCAACAGCAAACCTTCACGCGAAAAGCTAAAGAATTGTTTTTATCTATTGAAGTAGAAAATGTTTATACCAAGAAAGATATTTTAGCGATGTACCTAAATAACGCCTACTTCGGTAATGGAGTTTGGGGTGTTCAGGATGCCTCCGAACGCTACTTTGGGGAGAGTGCTTCCGAACTAACGGTTCCACAAGCGGCCGTATTAGCAGGAATGCTGACCAACCCTAGTGCATATAATCCGGATGACCACCCGAAAAATGCGCTTTCCCGACGGAACGTCGTCTTGAATTTGATGGCGGAAACGGGCAAAATTTCCGATGCGCAAGCTAAGAGTTATGCTCAAACCCCAATTGTTACGTCTAATAACTACTCTAATGAGGATGGTTATAAATATCCTTACTACTTTGACGCAGTAATTGACGAAGCAATTAACCGTTACGGACTAACCGAGTCTGACATTATGAACCGTGGTTACAAGATTTACACTTATCTAGACCAAGGCAGCCAGGAAGGAATGCAGGATACGTTTGATAACGCAAGCAACTTCCCAAGCAACGCCACCGACGGTACAAAAGTCCAGGCTGCTTCAGTAGCGGTCAACGCTGATGATGGCGGGGTTGAAGCCATCGTCGGGGGGCGTGGTGAGCACGTCTTTCGGGGATATAACCGGGCTACCCAAATTAAACGGCAACCCGGTTCGACGCTGAAACCGATCGCGGTATATGCTCCGGCACTCGCTAGTGGGTACAAGTATAGCTCAATTTTAGAAGACAAGCTCCAATCATACGGCACCAACCACTACAAACCGGAAAACTATAACAACCAGTATTCCGGCAAGATTCCGATGTACCAAGCGCTTGAACAAAGTAAGAATGCTCCAGCAGTTTGGTTGTTGAATAAAATCGGGGTGGATAAGGGCTATGACTATGTAAAGAAGTTTGGTCTTAATCCGAGTGAAGATGATAAAAACTTGGCCATGGCTCTTGGTGGTTTGACTAAGGGAGTTTCTCCAATTCAACTTGCTTCAGCATACACGGCCTTTGCAAATGACGGAAATATGTCTAAGCCACGTTTCATTCGGAAGATTGTCGATGCTTCCGGAAAAACGATCGTTAACAATACTCCCGAAAAGAAGCGGGTGGTTTCCAAGAAAGTTGCTAACGAAATGACCAGCATGATGATTGGCGTGTACGGCGACAGTTCGGGAACGGGATACGGGGCCGAACCAAGTGGTTATAAGATTGCCGGTAAAACGGGAAGTACCGAAGCTGATACGAGTGGAAATTCGGAAGCTACCCGGGATAAGTGGATGGTCGGCTACACTAAAGACGTTGTAGTAGCTACTTGGGAAGGTTTCGATGACACCAACAAGGACCACCATTTGGAAAACATTACCGGGGTAGGAATGAACAGCATGTTCAAGGCTGAAATGAGTGAAATTCTGCCAAATACTAAGGGAACCACTTTCCAAGTGAAATCAGCGTCATCGTTGGCAAATAATAACGGAAACAGTAACGCAAATAATCTTTGGGATAATATTGAAGATGGAACTTCTTCCATTAAGGACAGTATTTCGAAGGGAGCAAATGGTGTTAAAGAAAAGGCTGGCGAATTATTTGAGGACGCGAAAAAGTTTATCATGGGCCAGTGA
- a CDS encoding SDR family oxidoreductase has translation MRYIVTGADGKLAGRVAELMLKEVSGDQLTFTCYKMERVPKDKLKRWEDARVRVVEANYNDKESMLKAFKGGDRLYLISGLDVGKRVQQHRNAIDAAIEMGVKHITYTSFVGARNPAYKHIFVTPDHTATEEYLESTGIDYTALRNNLYMETFMTMRAMLAFMSNNRWVTTAGEGKATLVYKNDCAKAGAASLLGKSTRKVYNIVGSESVSIRQIAEMISERSGQKIEYVPATPEQYYDYLEALGIPHDMSGVFSKSPAPFSANDVVDNDQSVADGLLDVKSNDIEELTGDKPKTPEEVIGEFDYIWKDHITNWRQMK, from the coding sequence ATGAGATATATCGTTACGGGTGCCGATGGAAAGTTAGCCGGACGAGTTGCTGAATTGATGTTAAAAGAAGTCAGTGGTGATCAGCTGACGTTCACTTGCTACAAAATGGAACGCGTACCCAAAGATAAACTGAAGCGTTGGGAAGATGCGAGGGTGCGAGTTGTTGAAGCTAATTACAATGATAAGGAATCGATGCTTAAAGCCTTTAAGGGCGGAGATCGACTCTATTTAATTTCTGGTCTTGACGTGGGTAAACGCGTTCAGCAACACCGTAATGCAATCGACGCAGCTATCGAAATGGGCGTTAAACACATTACCTATACTTCATTTGTTGGGGCGAGAAATCCGGCGTATAAGCATATTTTTGTAACACCTGACCATACTGCTACTGAAGAATATTTGGAAAGTACGGGCATCGATTACACTGCTTTACGCAACAACCTATATATGGAAACATTCATGACAATGCGGGCCATGTTAGCCTTTATGTCTAACAACCGGTGGGTCACAACTGCCGGGGAAGGTAAGGCCACGCTAGTTTATAAAAACGATTGTGCTAAGGCAGGGGCTGCTTCACTTCTTGGAAAAAGTACTCGCAAAGTTTACAACATTGTCGGCTCAGAATCAGTTTCTATTCGTCAAATAGCAGAAATGATCAGTGAGCGTTCAGGACAAAAAATCGAATACGTCCCAGCTACACCAGAACAATATTACGATTATTTGGAGGCTTTAGGGATTCCTCATGATATGTCTGGGGTCTTTTCAAAATCACCGGCGCCATTTAGCGCAAACGATGTGGTTGACAATGACCAATCGGTTGCAGACGGTTTGCTAGATGTTAAATCGAACGATATTGAGGAATTGACTGGTGATAAGCCTAAGACACCCGAAGAAGTCATTGGTGAGTTCGACTATATCTGGAAAGATCACATCACTAATTGGCGTCAAATGAAATAG
- a CDS encoding aldo/keto reductase, with protein MIKQTFEFDDELRVNRLGYGTMQLPGHGVWGPSADEANAVAVAKRVLDSEVNFIDTADAYGPFYANLYLKEALRSYQGPHKMIASKVGFTRQGPDVWTVVGDPNYLRQQVELNLWSLGLESIDLMQLHRVDPRFSIEEQVGVLADMQKEGKIKHIGLSQVSVEEIKRAQAVAKIASVQNRYNLIDRRDEAVLDYAESQHMAFIPWFPLATGKLASDQNSILNQIAQNHLATPSQIALAWLLQRSEVILPIPGTSNIKHFESNIQAAYITLAPNEFEALNQLAEKVN; from the coding sequence ATGATAAAACAGACATTTGAATTTGATGATGAGTTACGGGTAAATCGTTTAGGGTACGGAACGATGCAATTACCTGGACACGGTGTCTGGGGGCCCAGTGCCGACGAAGCCAACGCGGTCGCCGTGGCAAAGCGGGTGTTAGATAGTGAAGTTAACTTCATCGATACTGCGGATGCGTACGGACCATTCTACGCAAATTTATACCTTAAAGAAGCGTTAAGGAGCTACCAAGGGCCACATAAAATGATTGCCAGCAAAGTCGGGTTCACCCGGCAGGGTCCGGACGTGTGGACGGTCGTGGGCGACCCGAATTACTTACGGCAACAAGTAGAATTGAACCTATGGTCTTTAGGACTGGAATCAATTGACTTAATGCAACTGCACCGGGTGGATCCCCGTTTTTCAATCGAAGAACAGGTCGGTGTCTTAGCGGACATGCAAAAAGAGGGTAAAATTAAGCACATCGGTTTGAGCCAAGTTTCGGTAGAAGAAATTAAACGTGCACAGGCAGTGGCTAAAATTGCTTCAGTACAAAACCGGTATAACTTAATTGATCGCCGGGACGAAGCGGTTCTTGACTATGCCGAGTCCCAACACATGGCGTTTATTCCGTGGTTCCCGTTGGCAACTGGAAAGTTAGCTTCAGACCAAAATAGCATTTTGAACCAAATTGCCCAGAATCATCTAGCGACGCCAAGCCAAATTGCGTTAGCTTGGTTATTGCAACGTTCAGAAGTAATTTTACCAATTCCAGGGACTTCAAATATTAAACACTTTGAAAGTAACATTCAAGCAGCGTACATTACGTTGGCACCTAATGAATTTGAGGCCCTTAATCAGTTAGCTGAAAAAGTTAATTAG
- a CDS encoding ArgR family transcriptional regulator, producing the protein MKKDVRRDKILDLISEKPISTQLELLQALADAGIKTTQATLSRDIKEMHLVKQADITGALSYRVMDSKEQVEPDNSPIREVFQESVTKITQVQFINIVKTEPNHGNRVAAVVDDANIEEIRGTLAGFDTLVIFSADVDEATSLNQKLNELMQEQ; encoded by the coding sequence ATGAAGAAAGACGTACGACGCGATAAAATTTTAGATTTAATCAGCGAAAAACCAATCTCTACACAATTGGAGTTACTTCAAGCATTAGCGGATGCCGGGATCAAAACTACCCAGGCAACCCTTTCACGTGACATTAAAGAAATGCACTTAGTTAAACAGGCGGATATTACCGGAGCTTTATCTTATCGGGTGATGGATTCTAAGGAACAAGTAGAACCGGACAACAGTCCAATTCGAGAAGTTTTTCAGGAAAGTGTGACTAAAATTACCCAGGTTCAGTTTATCAACATTGTAAAAACCGAGCCGAACCATGGGAACCGGGTGGCGGCAGTAGTTGATGACGCAAATATTGAAGAAATCCGGGGAACGCTTGCGGGATTTGACACTTTAGTCATATTTAGCGCGGACGTCGACGAAGCTACTAGTTTAAATCAAAAATTAAACGAATTGATGCAGGAACAATAA
- the argS gene encoding arginine--tRNA ligase produces MDYKNQVVGALKPVLNEYLSDSEIYEKIEVPKESKLGDLAFPTFTLAKVLRKAPQMIAQDLVEKIDQSDFEKVEVAGPYINFFLDKQAFGEEVLRTVLDQKSAYGDNDDGQNGNVPIDMSSPNIAKPISMGHLRSTVIGNSLALIMEKNGYHPIKINHLGDWGTQFGKLITAYKLWGSEEDVKADPINKLLEYYVRFHKEDKEKPELDDIARDWFKKLEDGDEEATNLWKWFREVSLQSFKQIYDKLGITFDSYKGEAFYNDKMDEIVQILEDKNLLKESRGAQVVDLEKYNLNPALIKKTDGATLYITRDLAAALYRYRTYNFVQSLYVVGAEQTNHFKQLKAVLKEMGYDWSDDIHHIQFGLITLNGKKLSTRSGRVVLLDEVLNDAVTLAKKQINEKNPDLANADTVAKEVGVGAVVFHDLKNERTNSFDFNLEDVVRFEGETGPYVQYSRARAESILRKADSEVTTDQLKITDANAWDTLKALQEFPSVVQRAAAQYEPSVIAKYALSLAKSFNKYYANSRILADDAEKPARLALVKSVSLVLEEALRLLGVKAPEEM; encoded by the coding sequence ATGGATTATAAGAATCAAGTTGTTGGAGCATTAAAACCAGTTTTAAACGAATACCTATCGGATAGCGAAATCTATGAAAAGATTGAAGTGCCAAAGGAAAGCAAGCTAGGTGATTTGGCTTTCCCAACCTTTACCTTAGCTAAGGTTTTGCGTAAAGCACCTCAAATGATCGCCCAAGATTTAGTTGAAAAAATCGACCAAAGCGACTTCGAAAAAGTTGAAGTTGCGGGTCCTTACATCAACTTCTTCCTAGATAAGCAAGCCTTTGGTGAAGAAGTCTTAAGAACGGTTCTTGACCAAAAGTCAGCTTATGGTGATAACGACGATGGTCAAAACGGGAACGTTCCAATTGATATGTCGTCACCTAACATTGCTAAGCCAATTTCTATGGGTCACTTACGTTCGACAGTAATTGGTAACTCCTTAGCCTTAATTATGGAAAAAAATGGTTATCACCCAATCAAGATTAACCATTTGGGAGACTGGGGAACGCAATTTGGTAAATTAATTACCGCATATAAACTATGGGGTAGTGAAGAAGATGTAAAGGCTGATCCAATCAACAAACTTTTGGAATACTACGTTCGTTTCCATAAGGAAGATAAGGAGAAACCGGAACTAGACGACATTGCTCGGGACTGGTTCAAGAAGTTGGAAGATGGCGACGAAGAAGCTACTAACCTATGGAAATGGTTCCGTGAAGTTTCGTTGCAATCCTTCAAGCAAATTTACGATAAATTAGGGATTACGTTTGATTCTTACAAAGGGGAAGCCTTCTATAACGATAAGATGGATGAAATCGTCCAAATTTTGGAAGATAAAAACCTCTTAAAAGAAAGCCGCGGAGCGCAAGTCGTCGATTTGGAAAAGTACAACTTGAACCCAGCCTTAATTAAGAAGACCGATGGGGCCACCCTTTACATCACCCGGGACTTGGCAGCAGCCCTTTACCGTTACCGGACTTATAACTTTGTCCAATCACTTTACGTGGTTGGTGCCGAACAAACTAACCACTTTAAGCAATTAAAGGCCGTATTGAAGGAAATGGGCTATGACTGGTCTGACGACATCCACCATATTCAATTTGGTTTGATTACGTTGAACGGAAAGAAATTGTCCACCCGTTCAGGTCGGGTTGTCCTCTTGGATGAAGTCTTGAATGACGCGGTAACCTTGGCGAAGAAGCAAATCAACGAAAAGAACCCTGATTTAGCTAATGCCGACACGGTTGCAAAAGAAGTTGGGGTTGGCGCGGTAGTCTTCCATGATTTGAAGAATGAACGGACGAACTCCTTTGACTTTAATCTTGAAGACGTTGTGCGTTTTGAAGGGGAAACTGGTCCATACGTACAATATAGTCGGGCACGGGCAGAAAGTATCCTTCGGAAGGCTGATAGCGAAGTTACAACTGACCAATTGAAGATTACGGATGCGAATGCTTGGGATACCTTAAAAGCGTTGCAAGAGTTCCCAAGTGTAGTTCAACGTGCAGCAGCTCAATACGAACCATCAGTTATTGCGAAGTACGCCTTGAGCTTAGCGAAATCCTTCAATAAGTACTACGCAAATTCGCGGATTCTTGCCGACGATGCTGAAAAGCCAGCACGGTTAGCGTTAGTTAAGAGCGTTAGCTTAGTGCTTGAAGAAGCATTGCGCTTGCTTGGCGTTAAGGCACCGGAAGAAATGTAA
- a CDS encoding DNA repair exonuclease, translated as MKFMHVADVHLGSPFRGLKNIPDRLRKLVVNSTKAAFAKLIQTAIERQVDFVCIVGDLFDTPHPDIDTLSFAVDQLELLNEAHIPVFLSYGNHDYLNAKIPAAIFPANVTIFGPEVETQALTVADGSTVGLTGFSYAKRAEVNSRIEEYPVNDGQFDFRIGLLHGSMDGLRTSEAHYAPFTLNQLLSKNYDYWALGHIHKRQVLHEAPVIAYAGNTQGRHINEAGAKGASLVTLQTNQQATVEFVRSDVVEWQSLTVTPEPEADFKHVLGEILQQVASKTSPSFKLMSVSLAGSNHLESEVLEELSNGLGLTQLQKQLESQEEWVYRILLKADEQTPVFSELDRSYWQQAAQQVFTPQTVQEQLGRLMELDFIAEAYQANFNPEELRERVEIMLQQRNALGDD; from the coding sequence ATGAAATTCATGCACGTAGCGGATGTGCATTTGGGCAGCCCGTTTCGGGGGCTAAAAAACATTCCAGACCGGTTGCGTAAATTAGTGGTCAACTCGACGAAAGCGGCCTTTGCGAAGCTAATCCAAACGGCAATTGAGCGGCAGGTTGATTTTGTTTGCATCGTGGGTGATTTATTTGATACTCCACACCCTGATATTGATACCCTAAGTTTTGCGGTTGATCAGCTAGAACTGTTAAACGAGGCGCACATCCCAGTATTCTTGAGCTACGGAAATCACGACTATCTTAATGCTAAAATTCCAGCAGCCATCTTTCCGGCAAACGTAACGATTTTTGGGCCAGAAGTAGAAACCCAAGCGTTGACGGTGGCGGATGGCTCGACCGTGGGACTAACTGGATTTAGCTATGCCAAACGAGCAGAAGTAAATTCACGAATTGAAGAATATCCGGTCAATGACGGTCAGTTTGATTTTCGGATAGGTTTGCTACACGGTAGTATGGACGGGTTACGGACGAGTGAAGCTCATTACGCCCCGTTCACCTTAAATCAATTATTGAGCAAAAATTACGATTATTGGGCGTTAGGTCACATTCACAAACGTCAAGTTTTACACGAAGCCCCCGTAATTGCCTATGCAGGAAACACACAGGGACGGCACATTAATGAAGCCGGAGCCAAAGGTGCGAGTCTTGTCACTTTGCAAACTAATCAGCAAGCTACGGTAGAATTTGTCCGCAGTGACGTAGTTGAATGGCAAAGTTTAACGGTGACTCCGGAACCTGAAGCTGACTTTAAGCACGTATTGGGAGAGATTTTACAACAGGTAGCTTCGAAAACTTCGCCTTCTTTCAAGCTAATGAGTGTTAGTTTGGCCGGAAGCAACCATCTCGAATCCGAGGTTCTAGAGGAGTTAAGTAACGGATTAGGTCTAACCCAACTACAAAAGCAGTTAGAGTCCCAAGAAGAGTGGGTCTACCGAATTTTGTTAAAGGCTGACGAACAAACTCCGGTATTCTCGGAATTGGACCGTTCGTATTGGCAACAAGCCGCTCAGCAAGTCTTCACGCCCCAAACCGTTCAAGAGCAACTGGGCAGGTTAATGGAGTTAGACTTTATTGCTGAAGCCTACCAAGCAAATTTTAATCCTGAGGAGCTTCGTGAACGAGTTGAAATTATGCTACAACAACGCAACGCGCTGGGGGATGATTAA
- a CDS encoding YlbF family regulator: MTVNIYDTANQMEQELRLTNEYQNLKQSFEKVQQDENASALYKKFQDIQSSLQQKQMNGEELSEDEIKKVHEVAGEIEKVDLIKDLMDKERSLNQLINDVNQIIMKPIQELYQG; this comes from the coding sequence ATGACTGTAAACATTTATGATACCGCAAATCAAATGGAACAAGAGCTCCGTCTAACCAACGAATACCAAAATTTGAAACAATCTTTTGAAAAAGTTCAACAAGATGAAAATGCTAGTGCTTTGTATAAGAAGTTTCAAGATATTCAAAGTTCGCTTCAACAAAAGCAAATGAACGGCGAAGAACTAAGCGAAGACGAAATTAAGAAGGTTCACGAAGTCGCTGGTGAAATTGAAAAGGTAGACTTGATTAAGGACTTGATGGACAAAGAACGGAGTCTCAATCAATTGATTAATGACGTTAATCAAATCATTATGAAACCTATCCAAGAATTGTATCAAGGCTAA